From one Mytilus trossulus isolate FHL-02 chromosome 10, PNRI_Mtr1.1.1.hap1, whole genome shotgun sequence genomic stretch:
- the LOC134688031 gene encoding uncharacterized protein LOC134688031: MSDNALTFKAASIEISRLCNSRKVKENIQNYGIEWKFIPNRAPWFGGMWERMIGLTKTSLKKVLGRAHVNDETLRTLLTEIEATLNDRSVTYISTDIRDPEPLTPSHLIHGRIITTLPYVSSNSAIDNLNVCELTHTNLNNQTIRQRQLIENF, from the coding sequence ATGTCAGATAATGCGTTAACATTTAAAGCTGCTTCAATCGAAATTTCACGACTTTGCAATTCTagaaaagttaaagaaaatattcagaATTATGGCATTGAATGGAAATTCATCCCAAATAGAGCTCCATGGTTCGGGGGCATGTGGGAAAGAATGATTGGGTTAACAAAAACATCACTGAAGAAAGTATTAGGACGTGCACATGTCAACGATGAGACTCTAAGGACGCTATTAACAGAGATCGAAGCAACACTCAACGATCGATCAGTGACGTATATTTCAACAGATATCAGAGATCCGGAGCCGCTTACACCATCCCATCTTATACATGGACGAATAATAACAACTTTACCGTATGTATCGTCAAATAGTGCTATTGACAATCTAAATGTTTGTGAATTAACACACACAAACTTGAACAATCAAACGATACGACAAAGACAATTGATTGAGAATTTCTGA
- the LOC134688032 gene encoding oncoprotein-induced transcript 3 protein-like, whose translation MSRVLVPFTLVAIYFHLTIIQAADPCKTHEVLQDDTRSAIRELGSTETEFCDRSLKLAWYKLEDPILGNATDMPTQCIPIMRCASTAPIWLNGTLPKNKGDVEKITACKRGFLSCCDNEFQIDVKNCGMFNVYHLSPLASCMGRYCTVGRAKCKPGTSSESGYEPCHKADITFDVKPRIIPHIPATDINDTERQLTFRCTGSYYSYQTMIFDIKYMIDGIEIPSNTSNLSYNAILTRGVLKADDWTVTGRTLGFKVLLFKGKYL comes from the exons ATGTCGAGAGTATTAGTTCCGTTCACTTTGGTAGCCATATATTTTCACCTAACAA TAATTCAAGCAGCAGATCCATGCAAAACACATGAAGTTCTCCAGGATGATACTAGATCGGCAATTCGAGAGCTTGGTTCAACAGAAACAGAATTTTGCGATCGCAGTTTAAAGCTAGCATGGTATAAGTTAGAAGATCCTATATTAGGAAACGCAACAGATATGCCTACACAATGCATTCCGATTATGCGATGTGCATCAACTGCTCCGATCTGGCTTAACG GAACTCTTCCAAAGAACAAGGGTGACGTGGAAAAGATAACAGCTTGTAAAAGAGGTTTTCTTTCTTGTTGTGATAATGAATTTCAAATAGATGTAAAAAACTGCggaatgtttaatgtttatcATTTATCACCACTGGCAAGTTGTATGGGACGCTATTGTACAG TTGGAAGAGCAAAATGCAAACCAGGCACTTCATCCGAAAGCGGATATGAACCATGCCACA aGGCAGATATTACGTTCGATGTTAAACCAAGGATTATCCCACATATTCCAGCAACTGATATTAATGATACGGAGCGACAACTGACTTTTCGCTGCACTGGAAGTTATTACAGCTATCAAACTATGatatttgatatcaaatatatgatCGACGGTATCGAAATTccatcaaacacatcaaacttaTCTTATAATGCGATCTTGACAAGAGGTGTACTAAAAGCAGACGACTGGACAGTGACTGGAAGAACTCTTGGATTTAAGGTATTACTTTTCAAAGGAAAATATCTATGA